The nucleotide window GGATGGACAGGGCGATGGAGAGAATGGACAGGGTGATGGAGAGGATGGACAGGGCAATGGAGAGGATAGAGAGGATGGACAGGGTGATGGAGAGGATGGACAGGGCAATGGAGAGGATGGACAGGGTGATGGAGAGGATGGACAGGGCAATGGAGAGGATGGACAGGGCGATGGAGAGGATGGACAGGGTGATGGAGAGAATGGACAGGGCGATGGAGAGGATGGACAGGGTGATGGAGAGGATGGACAGGGCGATGGAGAGGATGGACAGGGCGATGGAGAGGATGGATGCTTCCACACTGAACTTTGTTGTTACGTCACATGTTATCATTCTATTCATgaacagatatttttttttttttgcgtatATGTTGAGGTAAAACTGGCAGACATTTACCTGCATGCTTATTACCTTGCACAAAATCGTCGGATTCCAAACTCACTGGTCAAAATGTCTTAAACGGTTCCATAAGACATGTGAAGATCATCAGCTATCTCTTTAATAGTGACTTGTTGATCTTTCATTACAAACTGTTCAACCTGAGACACAATCCTTTCTGTACTAACGTTTACTGGGCGACCCAGAACGAACATCACCTTGTCTTCCTCCCCTCACTAaaacggtccttcggatgagaccgtaaaagccgaggtcccgtgtcacagcaggtgtgccacgataaagatccctccctgcccaaaggccgtaagcgccattttgcagcccttcaccggcaatggtgacgtctccatatgagtgaaagattcttgagagggacgttaaacaatatttaatcaatcaatccctcAGTCACTAAAATGTTTTATCCATCTATTGAACTTTTGGCAAGTCCTTTATCACCACATACTTTATGTTGATCATTTCCGTAAAAGATTATCAAGTTTTCCgtaaaattttatgatttttatcgGCTCAAGCACGACTGAATCATGCATATTTGTGatagtcagtggcggatttaaggctggggaggggaggggaggggggcgtagccccctaaaattttcaatttaaggtaaataaattgtggtatcttgtttagaaaaatgtactaaacgataaaagaagcaataatttcttccactcccggagaaataaatgacaaaatcttttgatttcttgaattactttattgggaaaacttaatttttttcaaaaacccttaaaattgcaacattttattaatttcaccttataaaaaattatagaaaagaGTACAAATGACTGAATAGGGggcatatttcaagccctataaatctgtaaaatcccggagcttccgggggcttcgcccacAGGGGCTCGGAAaaaatccgcttttttcgaggtttactttttttaatgtacacatgatacaccttttttaaaacctcgaaaaaggcggattttggtggtggattttatttatataatttattattcggacacaaatcatgcaaaacttcaatttattattcgggaacaaataatacaaaacttcaatatctgacaaccgagcccctgtgatGTTAACCTCTAATTTTAGCTTTTACATAGTTTTGACGGTAGATCAATGTGAATTGAAACTAATGGGAAATTCCAGATTAATCAGTGAAATGAAAGATAGAAAATCAACTCAATCAAGATGCGCAAAAGAACTTCAAACTATATAAATTTACGAacttcaaataatgaaaatgaagaatgcatgaaacaaaaatacaaatatccAAAAACTAACAAATACATAGTGATATAGATGGATATAAGAGTATATTTGTGATACCACCAGATATTTAATGCGACAATATCTGACATAACTcgacaaattattaatttgatttccttttgtttttcaatattttcactgACCATTGTAAGTTCCAatctcggtaaaaaaaaaattttatgAGTGTGAAACTAGAGTCGTTTAAAACAACTCTCACACTGTCATACAAATTTCACACTGTCATACAAATCTCACACTGTCATACAAATCTCATGCTGCAATTCAACTgtactttatatttatagatcACAGAGGATTCAACTGTATTTCGTATTTACAGATCACAGAAAACAGGAGAGCTACTATGGGTGAGTCCAGTCTCCAGGACTTCGACAATCCGCCGAAGTCCATGTTTTATCTCATGCCTCATCAGACTGGGGATTATTGAAAAAACAGGTCAGAAAATGGGATTATTctgtattttataaaatataaattgtgcaatttcagttttaaaaaaggtataTTTTGTGACTGATGATAACTAATAAAACATTATAGTGTCTGTGTAGTTACATGCACTGCTGTGGTTTTACGTGTCTGTGTACAGTTACATGCACTGCTGTGGTTTTACGTGTGTTTTTCACTGGACTGCTGGTCAGTAGAATCTTGTCATCAAAAGAAAAATGAGTTCGGTAATGGAGATGATAAAAAACAGACTCACTTTTATGTTCTCTATAGAAATGTTTGATCTTGACAAAACTTTGAATAAATACAACAGATTTAGAAAACTGTTGTGTAAATATCACTaaaacatgtatgtatcaagAGCACTGTGTGAACTCTGTCATTATCTGATGTCTGTATGTGATATAATGtgtttatttcatgtactgAATCACTTTCACTTCTTCTGAATCACATAACCCTACCCACAACCTCCCCTCACTGTCCACACTCAGTCCTTTAGGATTATCTAGTCCACAATTGTCCACACATCTCAGGAACTGTCCGTTCTGATCCAGGATGTGTAGACAGTCATTGTTCCAATCTGTCACAATGATGTGACTCATGGAGTCTGTCACTATATGTCTAGGATCAAATGACTTCTTCCTCCTGGCTGGTGTACCGTCGTATCGGAATCGGACTCTTCCTGACTTGTTCACCACGACCACGGTGTCAGCATTAGTATCAGAGGCCACGATGTCTCCATTGTTGTTCTCCACCACACACAGTGTGTATTTCCCTCCTTTATAGATTGGTTCTCCATCTTCATCTCTATCTATTTCCTGATTCACTGTGTGTCCCTGATAACGGACAATTTTATGTTGGCTAAAATCAGTAGTAATCATACTGACCAGGATGTCCCCCGACTTAGTACAGCATAGTTGGCCTGGATGCCAGCCCTGTGGTGTGGTTATCAGTGTCTCTGTTCTCCCGTGTCTGACAATGTTCACAGTTCTATTGGGACCATCACTGTATACCAGTTCTCCCTGTCTGGTCACTGTGATGTCATTAGGCCAGTATTTACACGTGGTGGTAACAGTGTCCCGTACAGACCCGTGTATGTCAACACGTCTTATGGTTTTATCTTCACCACTAACCCAGGCTTCATCCACTCCCACACAGACAACATAGTATAGAGTATTAACTCCAGTAGGAATGGTTGTAATTGATTTGGCTTGCTCTAACAGCTTTTGTAAAGATAAATAGGAGACTTCCTCTGTCAGACTGGACAGTGTTGTCTGTGTCAAGCTAGCCTTGTATTCTCCTAATTCCAGGCTGAGTTCTCTCCCTTGGATTGTGTTGGTTTTCAGTGATGGCAGTTTGACATCAATATCAGTAGGCATGTTTCTGTATTCCTCGAGTTTGGATTTGTAGTTAGTGACTGCAGACACATTGTTTGActtcagaatttttttgttttttttaactgtCTGGGTCATGTCTGGaatttgatttttcattttggATTGGTGAGAGTTTAGAGCAGCCAGGAGATTCTCTTTTATTGACTTCATCAAAGAACCGAGGTTATTGAAAATGGTGTCTACTTCTTGGTGCCAGGATTTTCTgtgcttttctttttctttgtccAGTTCATCAAATTCGGCCATTATACTGGATAGTTTGCTTTctgtttcttcatttttcttctTGTACTGTGGAATAATGGTGcattcaatttctttggtttccTTTTCAAGTTTCTTTTTCTTGTCATTAAAAATTCCTGGCATATCCTTGACTTTATGTCCATTATGGGGACCAAATATGCATTTCAGGCAAACTGGAACATCACATTGCTGGCAGTGGGCCTCACATCTCTGGTTGGAGTGAAATTCACACTCGGGAAAATCCAACTTTCTGTCTTTGAAATGAACGATGTCATGTTGTTGGTACTTGAGCTTGTCCACATGTTTACTAACACAGTCCACACACAAACTGAGTTGACAGTTGTTACAGAACTGCTGGGTGGAGTTATCACAAAGGTCACAGGTGATGAGTTCTTGTGCCTGGGGGTTGGGCGTGGCCATAGTCCAATAGAATCTGGAATTAGAtggataattttcatttataaagaCATGATTGTGAATTCATTGTCAGCTGTAGGAGTGGCCGAAAATTTACAAATCCTTTTATATTAAATCAGATATTTCATATTAGAATTTCTGCATGTTGCCTTGGAAATAGTTTACAATATTAAAAATTTAGCATCCGATTTTAtgttttgcatcaaaattatcatgtagataaaaaaaataggaaATAATTTGTACAGTAGGCAGGCAGGTGTCAGATTTAAGGAGTGAATGTCCAGGTTGTTTCTCTTATTGGAGTTCCTGTGTATAGATGATGGAAGAGTGGGATAATAACAGTATGATACAAACAACATAGGTATTTCTTTCTTATgttgattttgaaatgtattATTACACCCAAGGGTCAAAAGTACTATTTCCGCACAgctaattttcatttatataattcattgaatgCACTGATAAAACTATTTTTACTACAGCTACATGTATCACAGTACTATGAAAATTTCACAAATCATGCATAATCAAGATTTAGATctgttattgttattttttctatatatgttACGGATTTTATTATTCACTTGGATAAACATGTTGTAagaactttattttttatttcatatcaattagcaatttaaaaagtCTACCTCGTAATTCTTAAATCAACCCTCaaacaatatatagaaaaacacTGAAAGTCAGATTTGTCATGAATCCTGAGTGAATTCtacatatattctgaaaatttcataatgataacattaattatcaaatattgtggtgacgtttttaaaaatgtcagtTGTAATGAATATAGAGTGAAAATTAGCAGCGCGGAAATACTTGCGTAGTTACATGGTTGGTAGTTGACCTAATATGGTTTATaccatcattatcatcatccaTTTTGATTATCCAAGCCAAATTAAGCCTGCTTGTCAATTGTTGTGCTCAAAGTTTGTGTTTCCATACTTGGCACtccagtggattgatcctatccagTCCTGTAATTCTAGGTCTTGTTTTACTAATTCGtcccatgtcagctttggtctacctgGAGTTCGATATCCAGTGACATTGAATGTACAAACCTGTGATATCCCACCTGTACTGTGCGCTCAACATGGCCAAGCCTCCATAGCCTACTTCTCTGGGTGGCTTTGTAAATGTTGCGTATTAGTTTCCTTAGAGTGGCGGCTGTTGAGTCGGTAAATTTCCTCTCGCCCCATTTTTAATGaccacgtatatacatgtaccatattaaGAACGTAGGTCAACTACAAACCATCAGTGAATATATCTTACTGAGTGACTATATCTTACTGACTGCcttttttagatttcataaatgTGTGAGAAACAAAATTGAATGACATGTGGTATACACAGTGACCCGAAACAACAATGACATCCACACACAGGTGACGCGAGAAACTCCGTAGCTTACGTATTTGTGTTCTAGGTATGGCCCTCATTCAGTTTTACTGTAACAATTGGAAATTAATTTCTTCGACTGGGGTTTTCAGCTGTGTTACTGAGCAGTCTGCCACATTGTAACCAAAGTAAACATGGGAAGGGAAGTAACTCATCTATTAACCAAGTGTGAACACTAATTGCCTACCACTGacaatgtatgaaatatatgtgGTCTTCACGTCATCGATGTAAACCAGTGATAATTAAGATTACAAATTTGCTGGTGGTAAGATAGGAGATGAAAGGTCAGTGATTTAATGGAGAAATCACGTACTTGCATACTAAACATTGATTACCATGGTGACTCTAAATACAAGCTTGCTATTGTgatcagccgggttcgatcgccggtggccagatagctcagttggtagagcacctgactagagattcagagggcctgagttcgaatcccggtctggtccagccaaagattatCTCTTCTCTCCTATATACTACATTTgatgccgttgaccacccctgcactgcaggttgtcctgccaggggcaaaaataatctgggttgtgtgtgtcttcgagggcgaagaaaattataaattaaggagggaggaatgtagtaattagggctatacggaccgtggatatcagtctggatagctcagttggtagagcacctgattagagAATTCaaggggcccgggttcgaatcccagtctggtccgttgcattttctcccttcctgttacatttggtgccgggaccagcccctggaactgacaggtgaaaatgcctgccaggggattaagatcctgggttgatgtcttgaggtgtgaagacatttagggagggaggaatgtagcggtcaacCGGGtccgatcgccggtggccatatagctcagttggtagagcacctgactagagattcagggggcctgggttcgaatcccggtctggtctgttgcaatTTCACCCTTCCTGTTACACTATATAGAGTGGATGGTCCTCTATAAATTGTGATAAAGGAAAGTTGTAGGGTGACCTTGTTTTGACTCCTCCTATTCCTACAGATATTAACTGTGAGGTTTACTATTTAATATCTGctaaaagtttgtatttatacAGGGAGCAATATGTGAGTTCGAGATGCagccgagttatttccctttagagAACTTTCATACACAACAATGGGCGGGGTGTATTTTCTCAAATCCTACTAACCAGGTCACATTATAATGATAGGAGAAAATTTATGCTTATCATTTACTAAGCTCTAGTAAATTGTTGTACAATGATTTACCTTTTATACTTCTAATCTCCAACTGTATGTGAACAAGAAATCCATGGCCCCCACCCCGATATTCACCAGGCTGGGAAGTACTTTCGGTTTGTTATTTATACTTCCTGGTGGGTAATTTACCTGTATAAACACACACCTGGGTAACTACCCGTAGATATAAACACAAAGGTAGCCTTGTATCACACGCGTTCTTGTTCTGACTCAGAGTTAATGTTCTTTATAGGCTACAGGTCATGTGATGTAACAAATCGTCACTAGGTAAAGAGACCCATGATACATAATGCTCACCTGAATAGTATTGATAATGTACTGGTATAAACATCTGTGATGTAACAAATTGTCACTAGATAAAGAGACTCATTAGACATAATGCTCACCGGAATCGCTAAAACCTCATTAACTTAAAGATGATTCAGCATGAATTTAagacagtggcggatttaagccccccccccccccaccgcaattcctggatccgcccctgatttaAGATTATTCTCAGCAGCAGATTAGATCCTTGATATCCTTTGGGGTGAGATCAGAAAgttcaatatctgacaaaaaactaaattcacatactTTTCACTAAGACTCCCACCCCCTTTATAaagcaatttccataatctcgACTCAAATATCGGGCATTTCGCACATTCACTGCCAAATCGTATTTAAATGAGGCAAAAAATCCTACCTTCCTTATCGAAATCCTGAATCTGCAGCTAGTTACCTGTTGGAATATGCCTTGATCGAATTAATTAATAGtatatcgtcatctttcaccaGTGCCAAGTTGATATGTACACATGATTAATTGGCTTTCTTTATT belongs to Ostrea edulis chromosome 7, xbOstEdul1.1, whole genome shotgun sequence and includes:
- the LOC125654186 gene encoding E3 ubiquitin-protein ligase TRIM71-like, yielding MATPNPQAQELITCDLCDNSTQQFCNNCQLSLCVDCVSKHVDKLKYQQHDIVHFKDRKLDFPECEFHSNQRCEAHCQQCDVPVCLKCIFGPHNGHKVKDMPGIFNDKKKKLEKETKEIECTIIPQYKKKNEETESKLSSIMAEFDELDKEKEKHRKSWHQEVDTIFNNLGSLMKSIKENLLAALNSHQSKMKNQIPDMTQTVKKNKKILKSNNVSAVTNYKSKLEEYRNMPTDIDVKLPSLKTNTIQGRELSLELGEYKASLTQTTLSSLTEEVSYLSLQKLLEQAKSITTIPTGVNTLYYVVCVGVDEAWVSGEDKTIRRVDIHGSVRDTVTTTCKYWPNDITVTRQGELVYSDGPNRTVNIVRHGRTETLITTPQGWHPGQLCCTKSGDILVSMITTDFSQHKIVRYQGHTVNQEIDRDEDGEPIYKGGKYTLCVVENNNGDIVASDTNADTVVVVNKSGRVRFRYDGTPARRKKSFDPRHIVTDSMSHIIVTDWNNDCLHILDQNGQFLRCVDNCGLDNPKGLSVDSEGRLWVGLCDSEEVKVIQYMK